In one window of Nakamurella sp. PAMC28650 DNA:
- a CDS encoding cytosine permease, whose translation MTTEATPARQGRRSARIEVRSIDQIPLSERHGRVRDQFTLWFGLNANIFVVVLGGVTVFLGLDLLWAGIAIVVGTLAGLALVGFHAIQGPKLGVPQMIQSRGQFGFYGAVLIFAASIVLDIGFLAAQLVIQADAMNLLVGGISIPAWIAILVVPVVVLTVFGYDWIHRFQKIMTPILAATFVVVLIQAIGHGAPTGAAASTAPPSFAAFMAATGLFVVTVLSWAPYVSDYSRYLPPTVDLRRTFAAVALGIGVPTVLCAFVGAYLTSLLPDASSTVAAIGEVSGRWVLPVMAVSLIGSDVVNSYTGMLAVAGILSCFRTVRRSVVVRVVGSLVIIAAGTVCALLGYRAFVGNLSNFLGVLLYVLIPWSAINLTDYFFIRRGDYDVPSFFTPTGRYRGFLWPGLVAYLLAVAAQVPFIAQTFYTGPLVAGLGGVDISWIVGGVAGVIFYLLALRVTAARTRQ comes from the coding sequence GTGACGACTGAGGCAACACCGGCGCGGCAGGGCAGGCGGTCGGCTCGCATCGAGGTCCGCTCGATCGATCAGATCCCCCTGAGCGAGCGGCACGGGCGGGTCCGTGACCAATTCACCCTGTGGTTCGGGCTGAACGCGAACATCTTCGTCGTCGTGCTCGGCGGCGTGACGGTCTTCCTCGGCCTGGACCTGCTGTGGGCGGGCATCGCCATCGTCGTCGGGACGCTGGCCGGGTTGGCCCTGGTCGGATTCCATGCGATCCAGGGACCGAAGCTCGGTGTGCCGCAGATGATCCAGAGTCGCGGCCAGTTCGGGTTCTACGGGGCGGTGCTGATCTTCGCCGCGTCGATCGTGCTGGACATCGGTTTCCTCGCCGCGCAACTGGTCATCCAGGCCGACGCCATGAACCTGCTGGTCGGCGGCATCAGCATCCCGGCGTGGATCGCGATCCTGGTGGTGCCGGTGGTGGTGCTGACCGTGTTCGGCTACGACTGGATCCACCGTTTCCAGAAGATCATGACCCCGATCCTGGCGGCGACGTTCGTCGTCGTGCTGATCCAGGCCATCGGCCACGGGGCGCCGACCGGGGCCGCAGCGTCGACAGCGCCACCGTCGTTTGCCGCGTTCATGGCGGCGACCGGGCTGTTCGTGGTGACCGTGCTCAGTTGGGCGCCGTACGTCTCGGACTACTCCCGCTATCTTCCGCCGACGGTGGACCTGCGCAGGACGTTCGCGGCGGTGGCGCTGGGCATCGGTGTGCCGACGGTCCTGTGTGCCTTCGTCGGGGCGTACCTGACGAGTTTGCTGCCGGATGCGTCCTCCACCGTCGCCGCGATCGGCGAGGTGTCCGGCCGGTGGGTGCTGCCGGTGATGGCGGTCAGCCTGATCGGCTCGGACGTCGTGAACTCCTACACCGGGATGCTGGCCGTCGCCGGCATCCTGAGCTGCTTCCGCACCGTGCGGCGTTCGGTCGTGGTGCGGGTGGTCGGGTCACTGGTGATCATCGCCGCCGGCACTGTCTGTGCGTTGCTGGGTTACCGGGCGTTCGTAGGGAACCTGTCCAACTTCTTGGGTGTGCTGCTCTACGTCCTGATCCCTTGGAGCGCAATCAATCTGACGGACTACTTCTTCATCCGGCGCGGCGACTACGACGTCCCGTCGTTCTTCACCCCCACCGGCCGCTACCGCGGATTTCTGTGGCCCGGTCTGGTCGCCTACCTGTTGGCCGTCGCCGCGCAGGTGCCGTTCATCGCGCAGACCTTCTACACCGGGCCGCTCGTCGCCGGGCTGGGCGGCGTCGACATCTCGTGGATCGTCGGCGGGGTGGCCGGCGTGATCTTCTATCTCCTCGCGCTGCGGGTGACGGCTGCACGAACGCGGCAGTGA
- a CDS encoding wax ester/triacylglycerol synthase domain-containing protein: protein MTPEHRRPAIQRTTGNDLMALATESAVAPMQVAAILVLDRPVDTAALRSALAGRITAVPRPRQRLQRAPVGCGRPIWVDDADFTIDRHIIDRTCPAPGDEIALLKVAAKAARHPLSRKRPLWSITLVNGLGAGRSALVLVIHHVLADGIGGLAALALLIDGARPSPEWAFPTPAPMTRDLLVDATASRFRALRRWPAGLRLVRDAVTELGGGHVGHPTRCTLNQPTGSHRQLAVVRADLAALVSTAHAADATVNDVLLTAVTGALTAVLRHRGESAETLVLSVPVSGRGENTPTALGNHVGAMLVEASTHGDPTERLAAIAHTTRSRRQAHGQAASATLLGPAFRALARLGMFSWFVDRQRLVTTFVTNLHGPPSPMTFLGATVTDIIPVTSITGNVTVSFAALSYAGTLAVTMIADPQHCPDLALVAEELHGQFTCLIAGRTERRAAGAG from the coding sequence ATGACACCCGAACACCGGCGCCCTGCGATCCAGCGCACCACCGGCAACGACCTGATGGCGCTGGCCACCGAATCGGCGGTGGCGCCCATGCAGGTCGCCGCGATCCTGGTGCTGGATCGACCCGTCGACACCGCTGCCCTACGGTCGGCCCTGGCCGGCCGCATCACCGCCGTTCCCCGGCCACGCCAGCGGCTGCAACGCGCGCCCGTCGGGTGCGGCCGACCCATCTGGGTCGATGACGCCGACTTCACCATCGACCGCCACATCATCGATCGGACGTGCCCGGCCCCGGGCGACGAAATCGCCCTGCTGAAGGTCGCTGCAAAGGCAGCCAGGCATCCCCTGTCCCGCAAGCGCCCGCTCTGGTCGATCACCCTCGTCAACGGCCTCGGGGCCGGTCGCAGCGCACTGGTCCTGGTCATCCACCACGTCCTGGCCGACGGGATCGGCGGGCTCGCCGCCCTGGCCCTGCTGATCGACGGCGCCCGGCCCAGCCCCGAGTGGGCGTTCCCGACACCGGCACCCATGACCCGGGACCTGCTCGTCGACGCGACCGCCTCGCGATTCCGCGCCCTCCGGCGGTGGCCCGCCGGCCTCCGACTGGTGCGGGACGCCGTCACCGAACTCGGCGGAGGTCATGTGGGCCACCCGACCCGGTGCACCCTCAACCAACCCACCGGATCGCACCGGCAACTCGCCGTGGTCCGCGCCGACCTCGCGGCGCTGGTCTCCACCGCCCACGCCGCCGACGCGACCGTCAACGATGTCCTGCTCACCGCCGTCACCGGCGCATTGACCGCCGTCCTGAGACACCGCGGCGAATCGGCCGAAACCTTGGTCCTGTCCGTGCCGGTGTCCGGTCGGGGGGAAAACACCCCAACCGCCCTCGGAAACCACGTCGGAGCAATGCTGGTCGAGGCGTCAACCCACGGCGACCCGACCGAGCGCCTGGCCGCCATCGCCCACACCACCCGGTCCCGCCGGCAAGCTCACGGGCAGGCCGCGTCGGCAACCCTGCTGGGGCCGGCTTTCCGAGCGCTGGCCCGGCTCGGCATGTTCAGCTGGTTCGTGGACCGCCAGCGTCTGGTCACCACGTTCGTCACGAACCTGCATGGTCCGCCATCACCGATGACGTTCCTCGGGGCCACCGTCACCGACATCATCCCCGTCACCTCGATCACCGGGAACGTCACGGTCTCCTTTGCCGCGCTGTCCTACGCCGGAACCTTGGCCGTCACGATGATCGCCGACCCCCAGCACTGCCCCGACCTGGCCCTGGTCGCCGAGGAACTACATGGTCAGTTCACGTGTCTGATCGCCGGTCGCACCGAACGGCGCGCCGCCGGCGCGGGGTAG